Below is a window of Leptospiraceae bacterium DNA.
TCGCATGTCCATTTGGGCAGGCAAGTTTTTGAGAGAAGGTGTGATCTTTTTTCCCGTCTTCGATGATGAGAGTTCCTTCGGATTGTTTGAGAGCTGTTTCGATTGAGTCGGCGAGTCTTGAGCCTAATCCTTTTTTCATGACAAGTCTATCGACAACAATTTCAATGGTTGACTTGAAAGTTTTTTTCAATACGATGTCTTCGTCTAAGGTTTTAATTTCTTTGTTGATTCGAACTCGATTGAAGCCGTCTTTTTTAATTTTTTCGAGAACGTCTTTGTGTTCTCCTTTTTGTTCGCGAATGATGGGGGCGATGATTTGGATTTTTGTGCCTTCGGGAAAATTTTCCACTTGTTCGACGATTTGATCTACTGAACGAGAAGAAATTTCAGCATCACATTCCGGGCAATGTGGCTTACCAAGTCTCGCGTAGAGTAGTCGCAGATAATCGTAAATTTCCGTAACTGTTCCAACTGTAGAGCGCGGATTACGGTGAGTAGTCTTTTGCTCGATAGAAATTGCCGGGCTTAAGCCTTCTATTAAGTCGAGATCTGGCTTTTCCATTTGCCCTAAGAATTGCCTTGCATAGCTCGAAAGAGATTCAACATAACGACGCTGTCCCTCGGCATAAATCGTGTCAAAGGCTAAGGACGATTTGCCTGAACCGGAGAGACCTGTGATTACTACTAATTTGTCTCTAGGAATGTCTACGTTAAGATTTTTTAAATTATGCTCTCTTGCGCCGCGAATTTTAATAAATGAATCTGCCATAGATACAGAATTTTCCATAAATGGTTAGAGTCGATAAAAAAAACCGAAGGCCTTATTTTTGCTTTAATAGGATTTTATGGAATAAAGGTTTGGGCGATTCGTAAGCAAACCGGATTTTTACTTCAGTGAAAGCGATGAGTGTAATGGTTCGCTTCCGACCGCGCTTTCGCCTCCTGTCAATTTCTTTCAAACGTTTTAGAATTCTACGAAAGAAATTGACAACGGCTCAATCACTATCGCATAGAAATAGAAGTATTTTTTAGAGCCTGTGGCTTCTTCGATCAGAGTGATAGAGGTAACAGAGACTGTGTAAAAACATGAATTTTTCAAATAGAGCACTGAGAAAAGAATCAATAAAATCAATACTCTCTGTTTGCTCTTCGAAAAATATTTTCTTTGCTTTTTACAAAGGCTCAGGCTAACTCTGGTTAAATAACAAATTTTTTTTAATTTTTTTCTGCACATTTTTTCAGTTTCAAACCTAATTATAGTAGGGAGAAATAAATATGAAAGAAGATAAGTTAGAAGAAGTTTTGAAAAGAGTCGATGAAAAATTGAAATTATTGAAAGAAGAAGAAACAGTGAATAAGAAAGGAATTTTTAGAGACGGTAAAACTTTTAGCAATCAGGAAAATATTTCTACTGAGCCGAATGCGCGTCTAATAGAAGTTAGCTCTTCTCTCATGATTCCCGAAATATATTCCGAAGCCTTAAAAAAGAAATTAAAGAAGTATAAAGGCTTTAAGTTATATTTGCATTATCTGCTTCGAAAATACGATATTCATATAGTGAATGGGCTCATCCCGAACTATTCGAATGTGACGACTAAATATCAGGAAAAGGATCAAGAATTACTGAAAGTCGGGATTCGTCCGTGGGGATCGGATTGGGGAGAGCTTCAACTTCTTAGGTGTAGCCATGGTGTTTCTATGTCCGCCATTTTCGTATACTTACTAAAAGCCGACTCTCTCGATTTTGCGAAAACCGTTTCTGAATTTCTAGTAAAAGCTGGAATTCCAAGTTTACCCAATCTTGATTTCAACGGAGAGATACGCTTAGAGCAGAAAAAGTTCTTTTTTCGGAGAGTTTTTAGATATCAAGAGAGTATATATAACTAAAAAACAAACATAATATCAATAAAGCGCAAAATCACCATTACCCCCAATCTAACCGATAGGCGAAGCTATACACTTTTCATTTTTCACTAAATTCTCTTAAACTCACCCGGCATCAAACCTCCAAGCGCAACTTCACCAACACGAATTCGAATTAGACGAAGAGTAGGAAATCCAATCGCTGCCGTCATTTTTCTCACTTGCCTATTTTTTCCTTCCCGGATAATAATGCTTAGCCACGAAGTAGGAATATTTAACCTCTTTCGAATGGGTGGATTTCTTTCCCGTAAAAATTCTGGTTCAACGACAAGCATTGCTTTTGCAGGTTTATAAATTTCAGTTTGAGTTCGAATTCCCATTTTAAATTTAGACAAGTCTTCATCCTTAGGAATCCCTTCCACTTGAACTAGATATTCTTTTTCGATTTTTTCCTCTGGGTCAGTCATTTTCTGGATATAGCGAATATCGTCGGATAATAAGAGTAGTCCCTCGCTATCATAATCCAATCTCCCGACTGCTCTTGGCTTTTCGGGCAAATGGATATAATCCGCTAGTGTTTTCTTTTCGTCTAACGGTTTAAATTGGGACAATACTTGAAATGGTTTATTAAAAGCGAGATAGATCATGGTATATATGGGCTTTGAAGTAGTTACCTTCGGGAAAGGTTGTTATGATAGGGTGATCAATTTCATTTTGTAATCGGATAGGATTTTTTACTTTTCTACCGGATTCTGTAATCGCTTCTTTGCAGATCTTTTCGAAGTCATTTGGGTGAATTCGATTGGAACAGGAACATAGAATTAGCGTTCCTTTTTCTTGTAGATGCTGCATTGACTCTGCAATGAGTCTTTTGTAAATCTGCCTTGCGGTTACTTTGTCTTTGTCGCTAGCTGTCAGACTGGGTGGATCGATGATGATTACATCAAATTTTAATTTAGTTTTTTCTAATATCGATTTTAGTTGTTTAAATATATCTGCTTTGAAGATTAAATGCTTTCCAATTTTAAAATCATTGGCATTCTTCTCAGCTGAGTCTTTCACATCTATTTCAGGCTCAGGCAAATTTAAATTGGATATATGAACTGCGATTGCTTTTCGACTATCTTCTATGGAAACAATTGAATTGGCGCCTGCCTTTTCGAGGCAAATAGAAAGTAGCCCGTTAGATGAAAAAAGATTCAGGACTTTTTGTTCAAGAAAAGAGCCTTATCTTTTATTATATAGTCTCTCAAATTTCGTATGTCATTGTACATTCCCGACTTTTGTCCAAATGGATCAATGAAATATTGTATATTTCGATATAGAATCTCGACTCTTTCTGGCTTTGTTCCTCTCAGGAGTCTATAACCGGAATCTTTTGATTCAAAGCCCTTTCTATTTGGACTTGCAAGAATCATAATTCTGGGTTTTAGTTTTACCTGTGCTTGTATTAGAAGTTTCGAATATACGAATCTACTAATATATCTGGCAAACGAAGCAAGCGATGTAGAATAAAACATGACTACAAGACATTCCCCATGTCCATCAATCGTCACTCCGGGCAAATTGTCATTTTCCCCGTGAACCCAACGTAAACTATTTGTATATTCAAGTAGCGGGAGTCTTTTTTCTATCCGCTTCATAATCTTTTGTCTAAGTATTTCGAGAGTAAAATTCTCTCCAAAGTAAAATATCCGAACTGCAATGAGTCCTGTCTTTGCGTAAATCCCGACTCCTAGCTCCTTGTTTCCAACTCCCAGGAGTAACACCCAATCTCCATCTTGTAGATTTTTCTCGTAACGGGAAAATTTATTTCGAAATATCCAGGGGTGTCCACTTAGAACTAGCATCGCAGTGGCATTTGTGAG
It encodes the following:
- a CDS encoding DUF1564 family protein, whose product is MKEDKLEEVLKRVDEKLKLLKEEETVNKKGIFRDGKTFSNQENISTEPNARLIEVSSSLMIPEIYSEALKKKLKKYKGFKLYLHYLLRKYDIHIVNGLIPNYSNVTTKYQEKDQELLKVGIRPWGSDWGELQLLRCSHGVSMSAIFVYLLKADSLDFAKTVSEFLVKAGIPSLPNLDFNGEIRLEQKKFFFRRVFRYQESIYN
- a CDS encoding pseudouridine synthase, which gives rise to MYLAFNKPFQVLSQFKPLDEKKTLADYIHLPEKPRAVGRLDYDSEGLLLLSDDIRYIQKMTDPEEKIEKEYLVQVEGIPKDEDLSKFKMGIRTQTEIYKPAKAMLVVEPEFLRERNPPIRKRLNIPTSWLSIIIREGKNRQVRKMTAAIGFPTLRLIRIRVGEVALGGLMPGEFKRI
- a CDS encoding methyltransferase; the protein is MNLFSSNGLLSICLEKAGANSIVSIEDSRKAIAVHISNLNLPEPEIDVKDSAEKNANDFKIGKHLIFKADIFKQLKSILEKTKLKFDVIIIDPPSLTASDKDKVTARQIYKRLIAESMQHLQEKGTLILCSCSNRIHPNDFEKICKEAITESGRKVKNPIRLQNEIDHPIITTFPEGNYFKAHIYHDLSRF